The window ttatttattaaagtatAATTCAAGAAAAGAGGAAGCCAATAAACTGCCTGCTTGTGTGGGGGCAAGGCGACCTTAAAACACACTGCCCGCTTcctttcacgtgctctaagggggTCATTCCCAGCATGGTACGTAACTAATGGGGCGTCTGTTTCggaagtaaacaaacaaatgtcCCTGAAGAGATCAGTTCTATTACTCCATCGAACTATACACAAAATGTATTTcgaaaaatgggggggggggtgggtgcGCGTTTGTGATAAGAAAGAGAGTAGGTAAagaggggcggggggggggtgttcaGAACCGGAAATCCAACAACTGATCGCTCATTACAGGATTCTAGGATTTCAGATCTCTCTCACCACAAGAATGCCCCACTCTTAGCGTAATGTTTTGGTTTCGGTCATCATTACTTTTTCTTCTAAAGTGTGGACAGCAAAGCGATGACCACTTGACCCCCCACACTGGTTGTTTAGACTTGGGTGGTCTTATTTATTGTCTGTTGTAAGACggcaaaagcgttttttttttttttaggagaaAGGGGGCGGGGGGGGAGTAGGGTGCAGCGATGACGTGCACTGCAGGGGGGAGAAAGATGAGCAAGACATACTCCGCTGACATTGCCACGTCCTCCTGGGTTACATCAGCGCGAGCCTGCTCCGGATGCCTGGCTGAaaaggtgtggggggggggagatcctATGAATGGATgacacgggggggggggaggaggcaCCGAAAGAAGAgccaagatttttttgttttgtttctagcTTAACGATACAGTTAatacagttgttgttgttttgttttttttttggttgttgctGCGGTTGCTCAATTGTATGAATGAGTTGTAGATGATAGCTCGTGGCTGTGAACAGTAAAAGTAATATGATGCGCAACATAGAGGGAGAAGCCCAAATaggcttggcagaatttaagtcattggttaatatgcatgactgaatgcatgacgcgtaggacgtaatcatcttctttttttttttgaagtcacgtctgtattataataagataagataagatcagaaTTAATGAAAGAATGTGTTTCTCTCTGGAGCACTACGATCATCCTTGAGTGGCATTCTGTACAAAAGATTCAGCATTTCTCTagcacaggggttctcaacctgtggatcgcgactcccttgggggtcgattgaccatttgccaggggtcgcttaagaccatcgaaaaatatgaattgttattgcctactcttctattgctgtatgggTGTGtgtcaaaggggggggggggggtcgcggcatagtgggggttgtaaaaaggggtcgccgagtttaaaaggttgagaaccgctgcagtCTCGCCCAACAAGTTGGTGGCTTCGTGAACTTCTGAGTACTGAGAGAGAGACTAGATTACTTTTGTTGTAACTATAAACCAATCATGTATAGttttatagttacaatgttttctttggtgtaatgcacaaattgtacgacaaatttccttatggacaataaagattattattactattattattatatcattcGAGGACTTCTTGTGGTCcaataaaactataaaaccCACAAAtcagaaaaaatctatttggaGAGCTGCCACATCTGGATACCACTACGCTGTGTCATCGtaatagcttttttttgtttctagctTACTTAACGATACAGTTGatacagttgttgttgtttttggttGTTGCTGCGGTTGCTAAATTGTATGAATGAGTTGTAGATGATGACTCGTCGCTGTGAATAGTACTTGTCTGAACCTAACAACATTTATATGAGAATGAAGTAAATAGCAAAACAATTTGACACCCATgataaattcttttaaaaaaaaacacacacaatttaAAGATTCTTATAATGTAACATTTTCAGCTTAAACCACCCGTTTCGTGGGTTTTATAATCTTATAATAGACTTCGCATCTGGGACAATGAACTTTTACAAGTGTGGCCAATTATTTAGAATCACATTTCGCGGACTTCCGGTCTCGACAAAGTTACGGTACGGACTACTTCAGCGAAGCATTTTGGTCTGAGATTAAGTGCTCGATTTGTTGTGTGTACGCCACGTGATGCGAATCACGTGAGAACAAGTTGCAGCAACGAGTCGAGTGTGAGAGTTCTAAATCCGcgcaaaaaaattcttttgggTCACTTATAGGGGAGAAATCTCAAAGGCAATGACGCCTTCTAGATAATTTAGGAAATCGCGTGTAATTATGTCAAGTAGTCCAGCTTCTTCTCACTGCGTGGGTGTTCAATCTATGTCCAGTTGAATCACGTTGATAAGGCAAAAGTGGTGTCGATGGGGCGGCATCGAAAAGATTAACCAAGTGACATATGTGGGGCGAATGAGGGCGGTGGACATGTGAACATTTCACGTTCTAATTCAACcacgaattttaaaaaatgattcgACAATGATActataaatagacaaaatttatcattagagcagtgtttcctaaACTGTGTTCcgaggaaccctagtgttccgcgaggccttaATAGGCGTTCCGCAAACTACTGTAATAATTAAATAGTAGTCCAACACGTGAATTAATATCTTAATCTTATAAGCAAAGTGCTCCTCTTaatgctcagaatgtgtgaagtgttccgttaaggaaaaaaagttaGGGAAATTTTCTCATTCCTGCAACGAGGCTATTCCATAAATagtttggtgtctccggtgctCAGAATACGGAAGTAGTAATAAGCGAAGCACTTATTTAAAccattaaacaaaaatttgtgcGCACTTTTCAGAATCCAATTTCTAAATCTCTTTCAATTTTAGCACAAAGTAATTTTGAATAATTTAGTTGCCAGCAATGTgctttcaatatggcgtctttgaccaatttttctttttatagtcgTACGTTTCTCTTTAGTTTCCACTACATTGTCACCGAATTTCCATCTACCATCAGCTCACTATTTAGCgtagaagctgattcagctccagagaacGTAGCTCCATGCAAATTATGAAATCCTATTTAAGGGGGATGCACAATGAGAAAACATAGATTTAGgtcaaaaatatcgatattttaaaattaattgattttaatagtttaaaatgtctagaatacgaattccctatcagaatactaaaaaaaatacgttttatacatcaattttgtactttaaatgtagatatataagcaaaattttgatgttttggtgaaaaatcaacattttgtaagctatagttgataagctaatgtacgctctcatccctaacagatggtatcgatacaaaggtctacttttctagttccgattatgtgcatggtttctcattctataaataaatagtactgcaataaactttcaaaatacgtcactacctctttttttcccctatatCCTCATATACACACCCACAAAGCCATATTTACGCATGCGCACCATCAAAGCTTCTTTGGATACTGTACATACACGCATGCGCACTGAAAAAGCTTCCGTAACAACAAAGTATGCACGCATGCGCACATGACGTGAACCGGTCCTTCTTCTGTAAACTTCCATCACATCAACAATCGATTCATTATTGAAACtcagaaatgccaacaaaaggttatatgtttggaaagaaaaaacgttactgtaagcccagaggacgacatgcttcaaagacaaatgcacaattacaaaggtaagtctagatctagagtttgcttttttttttatttactagacaAGCCTGTGCTGACACataaaattgataaaataatgaaaccttGGCTCTTTGAGTTCGACAACGTGTTTATCCAATgaatcacatctagatctagaatctagattctatagacattaaataaatatcatgaaaatgattgcaaacatagagatctatccttttatagatctagtctatattaggaGCATAGATCACATTAGAACTAGATAATCTCTAGAGATTAGATTATCATGTATGATGATGTATTGAACAGTATTGTAGGACTTCAACTCAAGTCTTGgtcttagttatttttttttggatctAGTACATAttgtcatatatagatctacattacatgtaacatgtctctatacattctttactttttatgattaatacaatatatgatttctaaaatgcattataaaatttaaaataatcttcatgttgtGATAGATGTGATGTGTACTTTcatactattgaatttttttttaaagaccctctaatttattttttatttgtttgcagctCTGTTTTGGATACAGCTGGATCTGAAGCAGCAACAACACAGCCTGCAAGTGCAGCTGAGCGAAAAATATCCCTAACTGCAGTTACTAACGCTGATAACACCAATAAGAggctgcctgaagatttcatatacgtcatgatgaattcaatgcaattgaccacaatggtctccttgttgtgctgtccacattgcTTTGACAACAAATTAACTATGTGCATCACACAATCAAAAGGCATggctcatttgattaaaatcaaatgccTAAATTGTGAAACATATTTGTGGTCCGACTGgacctcaaaaaaaagtaatgatgttcatctggatattaatgtccgcgctgtcgctgcattaaaagaatctggaatctcgcattctaaatttgataggttttgtggacttatgagtatgccctgcatgcacagaaatacttataacaatctagctaacatagtcaatactgctataattgaagctggtgaagaatgtatgattagggcatctgctgttgtgcatggaagaaacatttcacaacctCTAACTACAGATGAAAGAATAAGTTCAACAGGCTGTcctgttattacagtttctttcgatgggacttggcataaaaggggccactcatctcattcaggaattggcacagttattgattttgatacTGGACTCGTCATCGACACCGAAGTCCTATCAAATTATTGCCATGTTTGTTATTCAAACTCTGCAGAACTAAACTTTGATGCCTCTAAgcatatgtgtcaaaaaaacttcagtggCTCAGCAAATGCAATGGAGGCCGCAGCAGCATCCAAAATCTTTTCGCGCTCTGTGGCATCCAGAAAACTTGTTTATGGCACGATGCTGTGTGATGGCGATAGTAAATCGCATTCATCTGCCATTACCAACTCAGGAtatgatgtagaaatcttaaaagaggactgcattaaccacatctcaaaaagaatgtttaatgctttgaacaatttaaaaatgtctaacaaaaaagaactaaattataggcttacaaagccaaaaattgaaaaaattacaaattactaTTCCAAAGCTCTGCGCCAAAATGCTCCTGACAttcaaaaaatgaagctggctgttatgggctcattttttcatatgatgAGCTCAGACCTAGATCATAACCACAGGTTGTGTCCTGATGGCGCTACATCTTGGTGTCACTTTAAGAGATCAGAGGCACTAAAACAGCCATATAAAAAACACAACCAGACCATCACATCAGAAATAGGTAAACTGTTATTTCCTATAATGAAAAGACTAACAGACACAGATCTGTTAAAAAGATGTTCTAGAATGGGAACACAAAACGCCAATGAATCTTTTCATTCCCTCATTTGGCAAAGATGCCCCAAAACAGAATTCGCAACATTAAAAACGGTAAGGGCTGCGACATACCTTGCTGTTTTAGCCTTCAATAATGGACCTGTTGGCATCAGATCAGTTTTTGACATATTAGGCATTCCCTGGACACTAAAGAACATTTCTTCTAGtgagaaaaagcaaaatgtcaaactacagcttgttagaaaaagaaaatcaatcgCATTAGTTTCcaggagaaaaaacttgaaaaaacaaagaattgagcatgagcaccgggcagaggttctagaaggtccaacctatcaatcaggccattttaatgaatagttttttgttttttttattatctattatgttgttttatgtaaatattcccttttttttcatttttatggttacaataaatattttatatcattttaaaaactttaaatgcgtttttctcaaaatgtatttttaggtgcatgttgtccacaagaatctcaaaatctttagttctgtataagttagactaataatttttcacatgtagtttattgatagtatatcataggtaataggctgcaaaaattttcaatatgtataataaatttcattaaaaaataaaaataatgatgtgaccTCAGATGAAAAATGGGgtcggaaaaaaataaaaattttaaaaattcataaaaataaaaccagtaataattttcaaaacaaaattagccaGTTACCTATGGGATTCAAATATCTATCAGgtgcaatcaaaaaattaaaaaaattttgagtactttagaatattttaagaattttgtaaacattgtttattttcaagatggccgccATTTCCATAGCAACCCAAAAGGCTACACTCATAAAATGTGTATGGTTACTCATGTCTCTATATGTTCTATCAAGTCATGCATAAAGCTTTTCTATTTATctgtaaattacaaaaattgaaatttcattgtGCATCCCCCTTAAGGTAAACCCAAtctaaaaaagcaaaatatattaaatgatttaaataaaaaaaaaagatcaacaacaattttttttataaaaataaagattt of the Biomphalaria glabrata chromosome 11, xgBioGlab47.1, whole genome shotgun sequence genome contains:
- the LOC129929016 gene encoding uncharacterized protein LOC129929016, which gives rise to MPTKGYMFGKKKRYCKPRGRHASKTNAQLQSSVLDTAGSEAATTQPASAAERKISLTAVTNADNTNKRLPEDFIYVMMNSMQLTTMVSLLCCPHCFDNKLTMCITQSKGMAHLIKIKCLNCETYLWSDWTSKKSNDVHLDINVRAVAALKESGISHSKFDRFCGLMSMPCMHRNTYNNLANIVNTAIIEAGEECMIRASAVVHGRNISQPLTTDERISSTGCPVITVSFDGTWHKRGHSSHSGIGTVIDFDTGLVIDTEVLSNYCHVCYSNSAELNFDASKHMCQKNFSGSANAMEAAAASKIFSRSVASRKLVYGTMLCDGDSKSHSSAITNSGYDVEILKEDCINHISKRMFNALNNLKMSNKKELNYRLTKPKIEKITNYYSKALRQNAPDIQKMKLAVMGSFFHMMSSDLDHNHRLCPDGATSWCHFKRSEALKQPYKKHNQTITSEIGKLLFPIMKRLTDTDLLKRCSRMGTQNANESFHSLIWQRCPKTEFATLKTVRAATYLAVLAFNNGPVGIRSVFDILGIPWTLKNISSSEKKQNVKLQLVRKRKSIALVSRRKNLKKQRIEHEHRAEVLEGPTYQSGHFNE